Proteins from a genomic interval of Candidatus Eisenbacteria bacterium:
- the pilO gene encoding type 4a pilus biogenesis protein PilO: MNTSALFRNPLTRLLSLAGILIVSVGFVRVLYVEPRTREAAALDARRAGLEAQLQDLTRGVSEMAVWSKEHPGEDAMKARHRKALPARAMVPAFLEALDAIAERHGIATESITPAETIEDVSAPDEAGRPVALRRAELRFRISGSYRGLAAYVKDVESLDQLVLIRSLDLRLDPARYPGLAADAVFWVHGIP; encoded by the coding sequence GTGAACACGAGCGCGCTCTTCCGGAATCCGCTGACGAGGCTCCTGAGCCTCGCGGGGATCCTGATCGTGTCGGTGGGATTCGTCCGGGTGCTCTACGTGGAGCCGCGGACGCGCGAGGCGGCGGCGCTCGACGCGCGGCGCGCCGGGCTCGAGGCGCAGCTTCAAGACCTGACCCGCGGCGTTTCGGAAATGGCGGTTTGGTCGAAGGAGCACCCGGGCGAGGACGCCATGAAGGCGCGCCACCGGAAGGCGCTTCCGGCCCGCGCGATGGTCCCGGCCTTTCTCGAAGCGCTCGATGCGATCGCGGAGCGGCACGGGATCGCGACCGAGAGCATCACGCCGGCCGAGACGATCGAGGACGTGTCGGCGCCGGACGAGGCGGGGAGGCCGGTCGCGCTTCGTCGCGCGGAACTCCGGTTTCGGATCTCGGGGAGCTACCGCGGGCTCGCGGCGTACGTGAAGGACGTGGAGTCGCTGGATCAGCTCGTGCTGATCCGGTCGCTGGACCTGAGGCTCGACCCGGCGCGGTACCCGGGTCTCGCGGCCGACGCGGTGTTCTGGGTGCACGGGATTCCCTGA
- a CDS encoding response regulator — protein sequence MGQERAGARVLVVDDEPDLIRVLQFGLQASGYTVECASDGQEGLKKARESKPDIILLDLMLPKLDGYKICRLLKFDDRFKHIPIIILSARTQEGDQALALEMGANRFIAKPYEFSEILGHIEALLKEGSSVRP from the coding sequence ATGGGCCAGGAACGCGCGGGCGCGAGAGTGCTGGTGGTGGACGACGAGCCGGATCTCATCCGGGTGCTCCAGTTCGGGCTCCAGGCGAGCGGCTACACCGTGGAGTGCGCCTCGGACGGTCAGGAGGGTCTGAAGAAGGCGCGCGAGTCCAAGCCCGACATCATCCTCCTCGATCTCATGCTGCCGAAGCTCGACGGCTACAAGATCTGCCGCCTCCTCAAGTTCGACGACCGCTTCAAGCACATCCCCATCATCATCCTCTCGGCCCGCACCCAGGAAGGGGATCAGGCCCTGGCGCTCGAGATGGGAGCGAACCGGTTCATCGCGAAGCCGTACGAGTTCAGCGAGATCCTGGGACACATCGAGGCGCTGCTCAAGGAAGGCTCCTCCGTCCGCCCCTGA
- a CDS encoding cystathionine beta-synthase, with protein MKSQTQRNTEATGPRASGEPRIFDNILQTVGNTPMVRLNHVAKDCRATVVAKLEAFNPGGSVKDRIAIAIVDEAEAKGLLRPGGTIVEATSGNTGTGLAMVAAVRGYRSVLCMPDKVSREKINLLKSFGAEVVITPTSVPPDSPESYYEVAKRIVRETPGAYLANQYYNPTNPEAHYRTTGPEIWEQTGGKIDYFVAGLGTGGTISGTSRYLKQRNPKIQTVGADPIGSILKDYFDTKKVIQARPYKVEGIGEDFFPGTLDFSMIDEIIAVSDSQSLNLARRLAREEGILAGGSAGTALHAALQVARRARPDQLVVVLIPDTGERYLSKVHSDEWMRDNHLLDSSAVTVEEVLKGKGNHVPPIVSVTYDEPASRALALIREFNISQIPVLKDGKVVGAVTEGALLTKVLDGTANPETRLEYLIEKALPTVSLHEHLPRVMKLLVERNAAVVVDDSGRPAGVITRFDLIEYINS; from the coding sequence GTGAAGAGTCAGACCCAGCGGAACACCGAAGCTACCGGACCCCGCGCGTCCGGCGAGCCCCGGATCTTCGACAACATCCTCCAGACCGTCGGGAACACCCCGATGGTGCGGCTGAACCACGTGGCCAAGGACTGCCGCGCGACGGTGGTCGCCAAGCTGGAGGCCTTCAATCCGGGCGGGTCCGTGAAGGACCGGATCGCCATCGCGATCGTGGACGAGGCGGAAGCGAAGGGGCTCCTTCGCCCCGGCGGCACGATCGTCGAAGCGACGTCCGGCAATACCGGGACGGGGCTCGCGATGGTGGCGGCCGTCCGGGGCTACCGCTCGGTGCTCTGCATGCCCGACAAGGTGAGCCGCGAGAAGATCAACCTGCTCAAGTCCTTCGGCGCGGAGGTCGTGATCACGCCGACGTCGGTGCCGCCGGATTCGCCGGAGTCCTACTACGAGGTGGCGAAGCGGATCGTCCGCGAGACCCCGGGCGCCTATCTCGCCAATCAGTACTACAATCCCACGAATCCCGAGGCCCACTACCGCACCACCGGTCCCGAGATCTGGGAGCAGACCGGTGGGAAGATCGACTACTTCGTGGCCGGGCTCGGGACGGGCGGGACCATCAGCGGCACGTCCCGCTACCTGAAGCAGCGGAACCCGAAGATCCAGACGGTCGGCGCCGATCCGATCGGGTCGATCCTGAAGGACTACTTCGACACGAAGAAGGTCATCCAGGCCCGTCCCTATAAGGTAGAGGGAATCGGCGAGGACTTCTTCCCCGGGACGCTGGACTTCTCGATGATCGACGAGATCATCGCGGTCAGCGACAGCCAGTCCCTGAACCTCGCGCGGCGGCTCGCGCGGGAGGAGGGCATTCTCGCGGGAGGCTCCGCCGGGACCGCGCTCCACGCCGCCCTCCAGGTGGCGCGCCGCGCCAGGCCGGACCAGCTCGTGGTCGTCCTCATCCCGGACACCGGGGAGCGCTACCTGAGCAAGGTGCACTCGGACGAGTGGATGCGCGACAACCACCTCCTCGATTCGAGCGCGGTCACGGTCGAGGAGGTGCTGAAGGGCAAGGGGAACCACGTCCCGCCGATCGTCTCGGTCACGTACGACGAGCCCGCCTCCCGCGCGCTCGCCCTGATTCGCGAGTTCAACATCTCCCAGATCCCGGTGCTCAAGGACGGGAAGGTCGTGGGCGCCGTCACCGAAGGCGCGCTCCTCACCAAGGTCCTGGACGGCACCGCGAATCCGGAGACGCGCCTCGAGTACCTGATCGAGAAGGCGCTTCCGACCGTGTCGCTCCACGAGCACCTGCCCCGCGTCATGAAGCTCCTGGTGGAGCGGAACGCCGCCGTGGTGGTGGACGACTCCGGACGCCCCGCGGGCGTCATCACGCGGTTCGATCTCATCGAGTACATCAACTCCTGA
- a CDS encoding cystathionine gamma-synthase yields MGFSTDAIHAGQEPDPTTGAVTTPIYQTSTYVQEGLGKHKGFEYARTQNPTRIALEKNVAVLERGQEGFAFGSGMAATSAITHLLRAGDHVVASNNMYGGTYRLFERVMRGFGLDFSYVDTSNLDQVGRVFRENTKMLFVETPTNPSMIISDLRALAALARSRGALLVVDNTFMTPYFQRPIELGAHLVVHSTTKYLNGHSDMVGGIVVSNDPASSERLRFLQNAVGAVPGPFDCWLALRGIKTLAVRMDRHESNARAIAAWLAKHPKLSRVLYPGLPDHPGHELHQKQASGFGGMIAFDVGSIENGARVLPRTRVFALAESLGGVESLISHPATMTHASVPREEREKVGLTDGLIRISVGIEDVGDLLQDLEHALCCL; encoded by the coding sequence GTGGGCTTCTCGACCGACGCCATCCACGCCGGGCAGGAGCCGGACCCCACCACCGGGGCCGTCACCACGCCCATCTACCAGACCTCCACCTACGTCCAGGAAGGGCTGGGGAAGCACAAGGGCTTCGAGTACGCCCGCACGCAGAACCCCACGCGGATCGCCCTCGAGAAGAACGTGGCCGTGCTCGAGCGGGGCCAGGAGGGGTTTGCGTTCGGCTCCGGAATGGCGGCGACCTCCGCGATCACGCATCTGCTCCGGGCCGGCGACCACGTGGTCGCCTCGAACAACATGTACGGGGGCACGTACCGGCTCTTCGAGCGCGTGATGCGCGGGTTCGGGCTCGACTTCTCCTACGTCGACACCTCGAACCTGGACCAGGTGGGGCGGGTCTTCCGGGAGAACACGAAGATGCTCTTCGTCGAGACCCCGACCAACCCCTCGATGATCATCTCGGATCTCCGGGCCCTGGCGGCGCTCGCGCGGTCGCGCGGGGCGCTCCTCGTCGTGGACAACACGTTCATGACGCCGTACTTCCAGCGCCCGATCGAGCTCGGCGCGCACCTCGTGGTGCACAGCACGACGAAGTACCTGAACGGCCACAGCGACATGGTCGGCGGAATCGTCGTGTCGAACGACCCGGCCTCGAGCGAGCGGCTCCGCTTCCTCCAGAACGCCGTTGGAGCCGTGCCCGGCCCGTTCGACTGCTGGCTCGCCCTTCGCGGGATCAAGACGCTCGCGGTGCGGATGGACCGCCACGAGTCGAATGCGCGCGCGATCGCGGCGTGGCTGGCGAAGCACCCCAAGCTGTCGCGCGTCCTCTACCCCGGCCTGCCGGATCACCCCGGGCACGAGCTCCACCAGAAGCAGGCGAGCGGGTTCGGCGGGATGATCGCGTTCGACGTCGGGTCGATCGAGAACGGGGCGCGGGTCCTTCCGCGGACGCGCGTCTTCGCGCTGGCCGAGAGCCTGGGAGGGGTCGAGAGCCTGATCAGCCATCCCGCCACCATGACCCACGCTTCCGTCCCCCGAGAGGAGCGTGAGAAAGTCGGCCTAACTGACGGATTGATAAGGATTTCGGTCGGCATTGAAGACGTCGGGGACCTCCTCCAGGACCTCGAGCACGCCCTCTGCTGCCTTTGA
- a CDS encoding YajQ family cyclic di-GMP-binding protein, with protein MAAGDNSFDIVSDVDLMEVSNAVQQAVKEIRQRFDFKGSVSDIKLEKEVLTLDSDDETKLKAVTDILTTKLVKRGVSLKALEYGKIEPAAKGSVRQKVTIRKGIPSEKAKDIVKFIKGTGIRVQAQIQEDQVRVTGKKRDDLQAVIQAVKGKDFGLDLQFTNYRST; from the coding sequence ATGGCGGCAGGCGACAATTCGTTCGACATCGTCTCGGACGTCGATCTGATGGAGGTCTCGAACGCGGTGCAGCAGGCCGTGAAAGAGATCCGCCAGCGGTTCGACTTCAAGGGAAGCGTGAGCGACATCAAGCTCGAGAAGGAAGTGCTGACCCTCGACTCCGACGACGAGACCAAGCTCAAGGCCGTGACCGACATCCTCACGACGAAGCTCGTGAAGCGCGGCGTTTCCCTGAAGGCGCTCGAGTACGGGAAGATCGAGCCCGCCGCCAAGGGATCGGTCCGGCAAAAGGTCACGATCCGCAAAGGGATCCCGTCCGAGAAGGCCAAGGACATCGTAAAATTCATCAAGGGGACCGGGATCCGGGTGCAGGCCCAGATCCAGGAGGATCAGGTCCGCGTCACGGGAAAGAAGCGCGACGACCTCCAGGCGGTGATCCAGGCCGTGAAGGGGAAGGACTTCGGACTTGATCTCCAGTTCACGAACTATCGCTCCACCTAG
- a CDS encoding TPM domain-containing protein: MLAVAVLAAVLFSTPAVARDWPKPTGHLNDLAHVVEPAYRDSIEALAREVAEKVGPQIALLTVPDLGGENIDAAAEEVYRQWGVGRKGKDDGVLILVAVAERRVRIEVGYGLEGILPDGRAGGIIRNVMGPDLRQDRYGPGLLRGTEAIAGVIADEAGVTLERRGAVSAPPLPVRPRTSGAGLLGLMLFFLFIVIVVSAIASRNRRTRGWGDWRTRRRRGWYDPWGGFGGGLGGLGGFGGLGGGGGLGGGGGFGGFGGGRSGGGGASGGF; the protein is encoded by the coding sequence GTGCTCGCGGTCGCGGTTCTCGCGGCGGTTCTCTTCAGCACGCCCGCGGTCGCCCGCGACTGGCCGAAACCCACCGGCCACCTCAACGACCTGGCCCACGTCGTCGAGCCCGCCTACCGCGACTCCATCGAGGCCCTCGCCCGCGAGGTCGCCGAGAAGGTCGGCCCCCAGATCGCGCTCTTGACCGTTCCCGACCTCGGCGGCGAGAACATCGACGCCGCGGCCGAGGAGGTCTACCGCCAGTGGGGGGTCGGGCGGAAGGGCAAGGACGACGGCGTCCTGATCCTCGTCGCGGTCGCCGAGCGGCGTGTGCGGATCGAGGTGGGCTACGGACTCGAGGGGATTCTCCCCGACGGCCGCGCGGGCGGGATCATCCGGAACGTCATGGGACCCGATCTGAGGCAGGATCGCTACGGCCCCGGGCTCCTCCGCGGGACCGAGGCGATCGCGGGCGTGATCGCCGACGAAGCCGGAGTCACGCTGGAGCGCCGGGGTGCCGTGAGCGCGCCGCCCTTGCCTGTGCGACCGAGGACCTCCGGAGCGGGTCTTCTCGGACTCATGCTCTTCTTCCTCTTCATCGTGATCGTCGTGAGCGCCATCGCGTCGCGCAACCGGCGCACGCGCGGGTGGGGGGACTGGAGAACGAGGCGGCGGCGCGGATGGTACGATCCGTGGGGCGGCTTCGGCGGCGGGCTCGGCGGGCTCGGCGGCTTCGGCGGACTGGGCGGCGGCGGCGGTCTCGGCGGCGGCGGCGGCTTTGGCGGATTCGGTGGAGGCCGGAGCGGCGGCGGCGGCGCGAGCGGCGGGTTCTAG